In Podospora pseudoanserina strain CBS 124.78 chromosome 5, whole genome shotgun sequence, a single window of DNA contains:
- a CDS encoding hypothetical protein (EggNog:ENOG503NYQH; COG:S): MRQLTFRSKPPPRSQLRKLSFDSDQNKQTTAASALIYLLFVPDLCVKEPEKTLNSSWKQLRSSIRCPSNGKAHALGFEYHLGSLSEEESVWESVRAQAKTLVEVLKSEIIVSPIVESSAFGSSLVVFSYGLGGILVKEALSIIYHDDQSPACQNLRELHQGTVLFGTPHPTSANRDLWENLRLTLRHTVKELSRLQYIKAELKNAQVATVSENFQERLRDVSVITAYETLPTRLQKGLTWRKTILVDAQFAEISVRHENLIRLNADHFGLLGCANNDIMLVYAIKRMITKALRWASRKNSITSSAQPPPSGNDCASIQQESIHDVLSEGSDEAWDIIDPTDADQFSHEPPPGTRGDLYLQVGRAREEINVLSDLESCPLSLQAPYTTLKPSDRNVQFTGRQKLLSYMETVLVPRKESKCELIREPHRELAICGMGGVGKTELAREFAFSRQHYFDAVIWVEAEEATQLSEGFELFATYLGANTGQDRVVSRNIAREWFNNPTKRPKARPKDATAPTEGEDGAEDTSNKKASWLLIFNNADDLSLLEDYWPDNPDGSILLTSRNLEAHVGRLTLDLEPFERKEAADLLRQLTPGINHTLPQNVQASLDIAERLGGLPLAITQIAAFITKRDKSLPEFVAFYDRYSVEKLANDRALRSRGAQYKHSIFTVWALEGLSSNSRSVLQVLSFLNPDSIKESLIRPSFPPTQVLPEEYPMDEFDLDEARSDLSQISLIRRNRDDGRLTVHRLVQDVVRSQMERPRMLQMLEFAAFLVLKGWPTAFLQFDHDTATWEASEDLLPHIIKLKGFFDRYSAEIESPEAHHSLARLLLFAGWYLRERNDFEQAKPLLLHVLRLSDASLASSSQYESNKVMTEIRADALFSLSVVEAEVNESIQQNLKYAWEHYELRVKLRDGTVLGEARVAMAHGELAHIQMLAGQYDDAIHNAQIGIDMTEVTEAYKNGSDFPTFASSHQAFALAARGDYDKAMHRLQLALDYWTTHSSEGHLFQLGIVHRCLAFVKRKQGLLDEAFENCFEALQNFRKTVGSKSHYVAHMCSILGSYHMEKIQYETASLYLEAAVKGYRAHSCYRAQLALALFRQAKLQKAMGDTEAAELSLRESMDLYKVVSGIEDVIELTEEQLLSVVPLIWK, translated from the exons ATCATAGTGTCACCAATCGTAGAGTCATCAGCGTTTGGCTCATCGCTCGTGGTCTTTTCTTATGGTCTTGGGGGCATTTTGGTGAAAGAG GCTCTGTCCATAATCTACCACGACGACCAATCTCCAGCTTGCCAAAACCTACGAGAGCTTCACCAGGGAACCGTCCTGTTTGGTACTCCACACCCTACATCTGCGAACCGTGATCTCTGGGAGAATCTCAGACTCACTCTACGCCACACGGTCAAAGAGCTGTCACGACTTCAATACATCAAAGCTGAGTTGAAAAACGCCCAGGTTGCCACAGTGTCAGAAAACTTCCAGGAAAGACTTCGAGACGTTTCAGTCATTACAGCGTACGAAACATTGCCAACCAGGTTACAAAAAGGGTTAACTTGGAGGAAGACTATC CTCGTTGACGCACAGTTTGCCGAGATCTCTGTACGGCACGAGAACCTGATTCGCCTGAACGCAGATCACTTTGGGCTTTTGGGCTGTGCCAATAACGACATTATGCTTGTTTACGCTATCAAACGGATGATTACCAAGGCGTTGCGGTGGGCGTCGAGAAAGAATTCAATCACCTCATCTGCGCAACCCCCCCCATCAGGCAACGATTGTGCTAGTATTCAGCAGGAAAGCATTCATGATGTGTTGTCGGAGGGGTCTGACGAGGCATGGGATATCATCGATCCAACTGATGCCGACCAATTCAGCCacgaaccaccacccggAACACGGGGAGACCTATATTTGCAGGTTGGACGTGCGCGGGAAGAAATCAATGTGCTCTCAGACCTTGAGTCATGCCCTCTTTCTTTACAGGCACCTTATACGACGCTCAAACCATCTGACCGTAACGTTCAATTTACTGGACGTCAAAAGCTCCTAAGCTACATGGAGACCGTGTTGGTTCCTCGAAAGGAATCGAAATGTGAACTCATAAGAGAGCCACACCGAGAGTTGGCGATATGTGGAATGGGGGGAGTAGGCAAAACTGAGCTTGCGCGTGAGTTTGCATTTTCACGACAACACTACTTCGATGCTGTGATCTGGGttgaagcagaagaagcaacACAGCTATCAGAAGGCTTTGAGCTTTTTGCAACCTATCTCGGTGCCAATACCGGTCAAGACCGGGTGGTTAGCCGAAATATCGCCCGCGAGTGGTTTAACAACCCTACCAAGCGACCGAAGGCCAGACCCAAGGATGCGACGGCGCCAactgaaggggaggatggtgcggAGGACACGTCGAACAAGAAAGCAAGCTGGTTGCTCATATTCAACAATGCTGACGACCTCTCGTTACTCGAAGATTATTGGCCAGACAATCCAGATGGATCCATCTTGCTGACAAGCAGAAACTTGGAGGCCCACGTCGGCAGGTTAACACTAGACCTGGAACCATTTGAAAGGAAAGAAGCTGCCGATCTGCTTCGACAATTGACTCCTGGGATCAATCACACGTTGCCACAAAATGTACAAGCATCACTGGATATTGCTGAACGACTTGGTGGATTGCCGCTAGCCATCACACAGATCGCTGCCTTCATCACAAAACGCGACAAATCACTGCCTGAATTCGTAGCTTTTTATGACCGATACTCCGTGGAGAAGCTTGCAAACGATCGTGCGTTGAGGTCTCGTGGTGCACAGTACAAGCATTCAATCTTCACCGTCTGGGCACTTGAAGGGTTATCTTCAAACAGTCGGTCAGTTCTCCAGGTTCTCTCATTCCTTAATCCGGACTCGATCAAAGAATCGCTGATCAGACCGTCGTTTCCACCCACACAAGTGTTGCCAGAAGAGTACCCGATGGACGAATTTGATCTTGATGAGGCACGTTCAGATCTGTCACAGATCTCACTGATCAGAAGGAACAGGGATGATGGAAGATTGACGGTGCACCGTCTTGTTCAAGACGTAGTGAGATCCCAAATGGAACGGCCTCGGATGTTGCAGATGCTCGAATTCGCGGCGTTTCTCGTCCTCAAGGGATGGCCTACCGCCTTCCTTCAGTTTGACCACGATACCGCGACATGGGAAGCATCTGAGGATCTTTTGCCACATATCATCAAGCTGAAGGGGTTCTTTGACCGTTACTCAGCCGAGATCGAGTCTCCCGAAGCTCATCATAGCTTAGCCAGACTCCTGCTGTTTGCCGGCTG GTACCTTCGAGAGCGTAATGATTTTGAGCAAGCCAAGCCTCTGCTGTTGCATGTCCTACGCCTCTCCGATGCGTCTCtcgcttcctcttctcaatACGAGTCTAACAAGGTCATGACTGAAATCCGCGCAGACGCATTATTCTCTCTTTCAGTAGTTGAAGCAGAGGTTAATGAGAGCATACAGCAGAACCTCAAGTACGCCTGGGAGCACTATGAACTTCGGGTGAAACTCCGCGATGGAACAGTGCTGGGGGAGGCTCGCGTGGCAATGGCACACGGCGAGTTGGCTCACATCCAGATGCTGGCAGGCCAGTACGACGACGCAATTCATAACGCCCAAATTGGTATCGATATGACAGAGGTCACCGAGGCGTACAAGAACGGTTCCGATTTCCCGACATTTGCAAGTAGCCACCAGGCCTTTGCGCTAGCAGCCAGGGGAGATTATGACAAAGCTATGCATCGACTTCAGCTTGCTTTGGACTACTGGACTACACACTCCTCCGAAGGACATCTGTTTCA ACTAGGGATCGTGCACCGGTGCCTTGCCTTTGTGAAGAGAAAACAGGGCTTATTGGATGAGGCTTTCGAGAATTGCTTCGAGGCCCTTCAGAATTTCAGAAAGACTGTTGGAAGCAAGTCACACTACGTTGCGCATATGTGCAGCATTCTTGGGAGCTACCACATGGAGAAAATACAATATGAAACGGCGAG CCTTTACTTGGAGGCAGCAGTGAAAGGTTACCGGGCACATAGCTGTTACCGGGCACAGCTGGCACTGGCATTGTTTCGCCAAGCAAAATTACAAAAGGCCATGGGGGATACAGAGGCGGCTGAACTGTCGCTCAGAGAGTCTATGGATTTATACAAAGTTGTGTCCGGGATCGAAGATGTGATCGAACTGACGGAGGAACAGTTGCTCTCTGTCGTGCCTTTAATTTGGAAATAG